One region of Triticum aestivum cultivar Chinese Spring chromosome 6B, IWGSC CS RefSeq v2.1, whole genome shotgun sequence genomic DNA includes:
- the LOC123137062 gene encoding uncharacterized protein isoform X5, translating into MEAASPCFNYSSGPPSARALPPRVPPATTVSWLSPAQRWCISCSQIQARAPTPSTTGSRARRWATALPTARGSSPQCRRGSVARAPPSMFPRSSTAPPTSSLRPTCSWGRSQTTAGGGLDLQLAASAAAAEVHHIHSMLRQPPPPLSVADACNHVQPPTGRGHRGRAMPRELELNHPQLVPLQVAAEKQNAEVQR; encoded by the exons ATGGAGGCCGCTTCCCCCTGCTTCAACTATAGCAGTGGCCCTCCCTCCGCGCGTGCCCTCCCTCCGCGCGTGCCACCAGCAACCACCGTCAGCTGGCTTTCTCCTGCGCAGCGGTGGTGCATCTCCTGCTCCCAGATCCAGGCGCGGGCCCCAACCCCTTCTACCACTGGATCTCGGGCTCGCCGGTGGGCGACGGCGCTGCCCACCGCCCGTGGCTCATCCCCCCAGTGCCGTCGAGGTTCAG TTGCCCGTGCTCCTCCATCGATGTTCCCGCGGTCATCCACTGCACCGCCAACATCCTCTCTCCGGCCGACCTGCAGCTGGGGGAGGTCTCAAACTACAGCTGGAGGAGGTCTCGACCTGCAG CTTGCCGCGTCTGCCGCTGCCGCCGAGGTCCACCACATACACTCGATGTTGCGGCAACCACCCCCACCACTGTCCGTTGCCGATGCGTGCAACCACGTCCAGCCACCCACTGGACGTGGGCACAGAGGCAGGGCCATGCCGAGGGAGCTCGAGCTCAACCACCCACAGCTGGTTCCCCTGCAG GTTGCAGCGGAAAAACAAAATGCAGAAGTTCAAAGATGA
- the LOC123137062 gene encoding uncharacterized protein isoform X2, producing MEAASPCFNYSSGPPSARALPPRVPPATTVSWLSPAQRWCISCSQIQARAPTPSTTGSRARRWATALPTARGSSPQCRRGSGPVSYTPPSNTSLRPSFIEPAAALPSYSCPCSSIDVPAVIHCTANILSPADLQLGEVSNYSWRRSRPAVICTNTSPGGIDLQLAASAAAAEVHHIHSMLRQPPPPLSVADACNHVQPPTGRGHRGRAMPRELELNHPQLVPLQVVHPTNHTIFSSSILLPPCFCSSR from the exons ATGGAGGCCGCTTCCCCCTGCTTCAACTATAGCAGTGGCCCTCCCTCCGCGCGTGCCCTCCCTCCGCGCGTGCCACCAGCAACCACCGTCAGCTGGCTTTCTCCTGCGCAGCGGTGGTGCATCTCCTGCTCCCAGATCCAGGCGCGGGCCCCAACCCCTTCTACCACTGGATCTCGGGCTCGCCGGTGGGCGACGGCGCTGCCCACCGCCCGTGGCTCATCCCCCCAGTGCCGTCGAGGTTCAGGTCCCGTATCGTACACCCCTCCCTCGAATACGTCGCTCCGACCTTCTTTCATAGAGCCAGCGGCCGCTCTGCCTTCCTACAGTTGCCCGTGCTCCTCCATCGATGTTCCCGCGGTCATCCACTGCACCGCCAACATCCTCTCTCCGGCCGACCTGCAGCTGGGGGAGGTCTCAAACTACAGCTGGAGGAGGTCTCGACCTGCAG TGATTTGCACAAACACTTCACCTGGAGGTATTGACTTGCAGCTTGCCGCGTCTGCCGCTGCCGCCGAGGTCCACCACATACACTCGATGTTGCGGCAACCACCCCCACCACTGTCCGTTGCCGATGCGTGCAACCACGTCCAGCCACCCACTGGACGTGGGCACAGAGGCAGGGCCATGCCGAGGGAGCTCGAGCTCAACCACCCACAGCTGGTTCCCCTGCAGGTTGTACACCCCACCAACCACACCATCTTCTCCTCGTCTATTCTCTTGCCTCCTTGCTTCTGTAGTTCAAGATGA
- the LOC123137062 gene encoding uncharacterized protein isoform X3: protein MEAASPCFNYSSGPPSARALPPRVPPATTVSWLSPAQRWCISCSQIQARAPTPSTTGSRARRWATALPTARGSSPQCRRGSGPVSYTPPSNTSLRPSFIEPAAALPSYSCPCSSIDVPAVIHCTANILSPADLQLGEVSNYSWRRSRPAVICTNTSPGGIDLQLAASAAAAEVHHIHSMLRQPPPPLSVADACNHVQPPTGRGHRGRAMPRELELNHPQLVPLQVAAEKQNAEVQR from the exons ATGGAGGCCGCTTCCCCCTGCTTCAACTATAGCAGTGGCCCTCCCTCCGCGCGTGCCCTCCCTCCGCGCGTGCCACCAGCAACCACCGTCAGCTGGCTTTCTCCTGCGCAGCGGTGGTGCATCTCCTGCTCCCAGATCCAGGCGCGGGCCCCAACCCCTTCTACCACTGGATCTCGGGCTCGCCGGTGGGCGACGGCGCTGCCCACCGCCCGTGGCTCATCCCCCCAGTGCCGTCGAGGTTCAGGTCCCGTATCGTACACCCCTCCCTCGAATACGTCGCTCCGACCTTCTTTCATAGAGCCAGCGGCCGCTCTGCCTTCCTACAGTTGCCCGTGCTCCTCCATCGATGTTCCCGCGGTCATCCACTGCACCGCCAACATCCTCTCTCCGGCCGACCTGCAGCTGGGGGAGGTCTCAAACTACAGCTGGAGGAGGTCTCGACCTGCAG TGATTTGCACAAACACTTCACCTGGAGGTATTGACTTGCAGCTTGCCGCGTCTGCCGCTGCCGCCGAGGTCCACCACATACACTCGATGTTGCGGCAACCACCCCCACCACTGTCCGTTGCCGATGCGTGCAACCACGTCCAGCCACCCACTGGACGTGGGCACAGAGGCAGGGCCATGCCGAGGGAGCTCGAGCTCAACCACCCACAGCTGGTTCCCCTGCAG GTTGCAGCGGAAAAACAAAATGCAGAAGTTCAAAGATGA
- the LOC123137062 gene encoding uncharacterized protein isoform X1, whose product MEAASPCFNYSSGPPSARALPPRVPPATTVSWLSPAQRWCISCSQIQARAPTPSTTGSRARRWATALPTARGSSPQCRRGSGPVSYTPPSNTSLRPSFIEPAAALPSYSCPCSSIDVPAVIHCTANILSPADLQLGEVSNYSWRRSRPAACRVCRCRRGPPHTLDVAATTPTTVRCRCVQPRPATHWTWAQRQGHAEGARAQPPTAGSPAGCSGKTKCRSSKMKFEEGNMQQSKKWRSHYSEEERLAIQPS is encoded by the exons ATGGAGGCCGCTTCCCCCTGCTTCAACTATAGCAGTGGCCCTCCCTCCGCGCGTGCCCTCCCTCCGCGCGTGCCACCAGCAACCACCGTCAGCTGGCTTTCTCCTGCGCAGCGGTGGTGCATCTCCTGCTCCCAGATCCAGGCGCGGGCCCCAACCCCTTCTACCACTGGATCTCGGGCTCGCCGGTGGGCGACGGCGCTGCCCACCGCCCGTGGCTCATCCCCCCAGTGCCGTCGAGGTTCAGGTCCCGTATCGTACACCCCTCCCTCGAATACGTCGCTCCGACCTTCTTTCATAGAGCCAGCGGCCGCTCTGCCTTCCTACAGTTGCCCGTGCTCCTCCATCGATGTTCCCGCGGTCATCCACTGCACCGCCAACATCCTCTCTCCGGCCGACCTGCAGCTGGGGGAGGTCTCAAACTACAGCTGGAGGAGGTCTCGACCTGCAG CTTGCCGCGTCTGCCGCTGCCGCCGAGGTCCACCACATACACTCGATGTTGCGGCAACCACCCCCACCACTGTCCGTTGCCGATGCGTGCAACCACGTCCAGCCACCCACTGGACGTGGGCACAGAGGCAGGGCCATGCCGAGGGAGCTCGAGCTCAACCACCCACAGCTGGTTCCCCTGCAG GTTGCAGCGGAAAAACAAAATGCAGAAGTTCAAAGATGAAATTTGAAGAAGGAAATATGCAACAATCAAAGAAGTGGCGGTCTCATTACAGCGAAGAAGAACGCCTTGCGATCCAACCGAGTTGA
- the LOC123137062 gene encoding atherin isoform X4: MEAASPMLQPWRPLPPASTIAVALPPRVPSLRACHQQPPSAGFLLRSGGASPAPRSRRGPQPLLPLDLGLAGGRRRCPPPVAHPPSAVEVQLPVLLHRCSRGHPLHRQHPLSGRPAAGGGLKLQLEEVSTCSLPRLPLPPRSTTYTRCCGNHPHHCPLPMRATTSSHPLDVGTEAGPCRGSSSSTTHSWFPCRLYTPPTTPSSPRLFSCLLASVVQDDLKRLQRKNKMQKFKDEI; the protein is encoded by the exons ATGGAGGCCGCATCTCCTATGCTTCAACCATGGAGGCCGCTTCCCCCTGCTTCAACTATAGCAGTGGCCCTCCCTCCGCGCGTGCCCTCCCTCCGCGCGTGCCACCAGCAACCACCGTCAGCTGGCTTTCTCCTGCGCAGCGGTGGTGCATCTCCTGCTCCCAGATCCAGGCGCGGGCCCCAACCCCTTCTACCACTGGATCTCGGGCTCGCCGGTGGGCGACGGCGCTGCCCACCGCCCGTGGCTCATCCCCCCAGTGCCGTCGAGGTTCAG TTGCCCGTGCTCCTCCATCGATGTTCCCGCGGTCATCCACTGCACCGCCAACATCCTCTCTCCGGCCGACCTGCAGCTGGGGGAGGTCTCAAACTACAGCTGGAGGAGGTCTCGACCTGCAG CTTGCCGCGTCTGCCGCTGCCGCCGAGGTCCACCACATACACTCGATGTTGCGGCAACCACCCCCACCACTGTCCGTTGCCGATGCGTGCAACCACGTCCAGCCACCCACTGGACGTGGGCACAGAGGCAGGGCCATGCCGAGGGAGCTCGAGCTCAACCACCCACAGCTGGTTCCCCTGCAGGTTGTACACCCCACCAACCACACCATCTTCTCCTCGTCTATTCTCTTGCCTCCTTGCTTCTGTAGTTCAAGATGATTTAAAAAG GTTGCAGCGGAAAAACAAAATGCAGAAGTTCAAAGATGAAATTTGA
- the LOC123137062 gene encoding uncharacterized protein isoform X6: MEAASPCFNYSSGPPSARALPPRVPPATTVSWLSPAQRWCISCSQIQARAPTPSTTGSRARRWATALPTARGSSPQCRRGSGPVSYTPPSNTSLRPSFIEPAAALPSYSCPCSSIDVPAVIHCTANILSPADLQLGEVSNYSWRRSRPAGCSGKTKCRSSKMKFEEGNMQQSKKWRSHYSEEERLAIQPS; the protein is encoded by the exons ATGGAGGCCGCTTCCCCCTGCTTCAACTATAGCAGTGGCCCTCCCTCCGCGCGTGCCCTCCCTCCGCGCGTGCCACCAGCAACCACCGTCAGCTGGCTTTCTCCTGCGCAGCGGTGGTGCATCTCCTGCTCCCAGATCCAGGCGCGGGCCCCAACCCCTTCTACCACTGGATCTCGGGCTCGCCGGTGGGCGACGGCGCTGCCCACCGCCCGTGGCTCATCCCCCCAGTGCCGTCGAGGTTCAGGTCCCGTATCGTACACCCCTCCCTCGAATACGTCGCTCCGACCTTCTTTCATAGAGCCAGCGGCCGCTCTGCCTTCCTACAGTTGCCCGTGCTCCTCCATCGATGTTCCCGCGGTCATCCACTGCACCGCCAACATCCTCTCTCCGGCCGACCTGCAGCTGGGGGAGGTCTCAAACTACAGCTGGAGGAGGTCTCGACCTGCAG GTTGCAGCGGAAAAACAAAATGCAGAAGTTCAAAGATGAAATTTGAAGAAGGAAATATGCAACAATCAAAGAAGTGGCGGTCTCATTACAGCGAAGAAGAACGCCTTGCGATCCAACCGAGTTGA